One Peribacillus simplex NBRC 15720 = DSM 1321 genomic region harbors:
- the nadA gene encoding quinolinate synthase NadA produces MNILEMASTAGNALPEKYKTMTKEDMENRVHDIKKRLGNRLYIPGHHYQREEVIQFSDSTGDSLQLAQLSAQNREADYIVFCGVHFMAETADILTEEGQTVILPDMRAGCSMADMADIEQTERAWTKLQDVFGDTILPLTYVNSTAAIKAFVGKNGGATVTSSNAQGMVSWALSQKERILFLPDQHLGRNTAFDLGIPLNEMAVWDPHNDELIYEGELDDLKVLLWKGHCSVHENFTTANIETLRAEQPEMNIIVHPECRREVVALSDYAGSTSYIINMIERAEPGSSWAIGTEMNLVKRLIANNPDKNIISLNPNMCPCLTMNRIDLPHLLWALESIEEGIIINPIKVEKGIADNAILALNRMLERV; encoded by the coding sequence ATGAACATATTGGAGATGGCTAGTACAGCAGGAAATGCATTGCCTGAAAAGTATAAAACGATGACAAAGGAAGATATGGAGAATCGGGTCCATGACATCAAGAAACGACTGGGGAACCGTCTTTATATCCCAGGTCATCATTATCAACGGGAGGAAGTCATTCAATTTTCGGATTCAACGGGAGATTCACTTCAATTGGCTCAGCTTTCCGCGCAAAATCGCGAAGCGGATTATATCGTGTTTTGTGGCGTGCATTTCATGGCTGAAACAGCCGATATTCTGACGGAAGAAGGGCAGACGGTTATCCTTCCTGACATGCGTGCAGGCTGTTCCATGGCAGATATGGCGGATATTGAACAAACGGAACGGGCGTGGACAAAGCTTCAGGATGTATTTGGCGATACGATCCTACCGCTTACTTATGTTAATTCGACCGCGGCCATCAAAGCTTTTGTAGGGAAAAATGGCGGGGCGACCGTGACGTCTTCCAATGCACAAGGGATGGTCTCGTGGGCCCTCTCGCAAAAAGAAAGGATTCTTTTTCTTCCCGATCAGCATCTTGGGAGGAATACAGCCTTTGACCTTGGAATTCCATTGAATGAAATGGCTGTCTGGGATCCGCATAATGATGAATTGATCTATGAAGGGGAACTTGATGATCTGAAGGTACTTCTTTGGAAAGGACATTGTTCGGTCCATGAAAATTTCACTACGGCGAATATTGAAACGCTTCGAGCGGAGCAGCCAGAAATGAATATCATCGTTCATCCCGAATGTCGCCGTGAGGTAGTCGCACTGTCAGATTATGCGGGTTCGACATCGTACATCATAAATATGATCGAAAGAGCCGAACCAGGTAGTTCTTGGGCAATCGGCACGGAAATGAACCTTGTCAAGCGACTTATTGCCAATAATCCTGATAAGAACATCATCTCGTTAAATCCGAATATGTGTCCATGTCTTACAATGAACCGGATTGATCTGCCTCACCTGCTGTGGGCGCTTGAATCCATTGAAGAAGGTATAATCATCAATCCGATAAAAGTGGAGAAGGGCATTGCGGATAATGCCATCCTAGCTTTAAACAGAATGCTGGAACGCGTTTGA
- a CDS encoding neutral zinc metallopeptidase: MKWKGRQGSSNVEDKRGMSGKGMAGIGGGVGLVIVLIVTLLGGNPSELLGSLNSTESNNGSTYVETDEEKELAQFVSVVLAETEQVWTEEFRKNGMEYKEPTLVLYSGSVESACGMAASSVGPFYCPGDMKLYIDLSFYQELKQEFQAPGDFAMAYVIAHEVGHHVQTLIGTTEKEMPDRSKVSETEYNRYSVRLELQADYLAGVWAHHVQGENLLEKGDLEEALNAASGVGDDRIQEKAQGYVVPDSFTHGTSEQRKRWFNKGFKSGDMNEGNTFKANNL, encoded by the coding sequence ATGAAATGGAAAGGTAGACAGGGCAGCTCGAATGTCGAGGACAAAAGAGGCATGAGCGGAAAAGGCATGGCCGGAATCGGCGGAGGGGTCGGATTGGTAATCGTATTGATCGTGACGCTCCTTGGCGGTAATCCAAGCGAATTGCTAGGCAGCTTGAATTCTACTGAATCTAACAATGGCAGCACTTATGTCGAAACTGATGAAGAGAAGGAACTTGCGCAGTTCGTATCTGTCGTCCTTGCAGAAACGGAGCAGGTCTGGACAGAAGAGTTCCGTAAAAATGGCATGGAATATAAGGAACCGACCCTTGTCTTGTATTCAGGTAGTGTCGAATCTGCTTGCGGGATGGCAGCTTCTTCAGTAGGGCCATTTTATTGTCCGGGTGACATGAAACTATATATTGATCTCAGCTTTTATCAAGAGTTGAAGCAAGAATTCCAGGCACCCGGAGATTTCGCCATGGCCTATGTCATTGCCCACGAAGTCGGACATCACGTTCAGACACTTATAGGGACAACGGAAAAGGAAATGCCCGATCGTTCAAAGGTCAGCGAGACCGAATATAATAGGTACTCTGTCCGTCTTGAATTACAGGCCGATTATTTGGCTGGAGTTTGGGCACATCATGTCCAAGGAGAGAATTTGCTTGAAAAAGGTGATCTTGAGGAGGCCTTGAATGCAGCAAGTGGTGTGGGGGATGACCGTATCCAAGAAAAGGCACAGGGGTACGTGGTGCCAGACAGCTTCACGCACGGTACATCCGAACAGAGGAAACGGTGGTTCAATAAAGGATTTAAATCCGGAGATATGAATGAAGGCAATACTTTTAAAGCGAATAACCTTTAA
- a CDS encoding phosphotransferase: MQMKAMTTNYQGDSVFNTRLLSYLNRKPKKVHHIQSSVYLISFEKGHPMILKGFDSFEKWDRQRELTSLLKQKGFHQTYYIHQNLMPFQFKGKWYGSMDYFPPNKKKFKFSNHKDRLEGIQLLESFHDVSEHLSINAPAFNQSKKWKERLSLFKKNFSYVRQYVSEDIIKEWIRWGEWSLEGFDKNQSLWNKEKKVIIHGDCAHHNFLRRADGTLTIIDFDLMANAPRCIDYLQYANRISHHLEDAATELWEVPQLQRYQSDLAFLYALTYPTDIFREWNRLNKSSSQLHSVWKMSVEGFSERMEMNEKLAKRISSLNRN; the protein is encoded by the coding sequence ATGCAGATGAAAGCAATGACTACTAATTATCAAGGAGATAGTGTTTTTAACACTCGTCTCCTGTCTTATTTAAATCGTAAGCCTAAGAAAGTCCACCATATTCAAAGCAGTGTCTATTTAATATCTTTTGAAAAGGGTCATCCAATGATCCTTAAAGGATTTGACAGTTTTGAAAAATGGGATCGGCAAAGAGAATTGACTTCTTTGTTAAAACAAAAGGGATTTCATCAAACGTATTATATTCATCAGAATTTAATGCCCTTTCAATTTAAAGGGAAATGGTATGGCAGTATGGACTATTTTCCGCCGAATAAGAAAAAATTTAAATTTTCCAATCATAAGGACCGCTTAGAGGGCATTCAGTTACTGGAAAGCTTCCATGATGTGTCGGAACATCTCTCCATTAACGCTCCTGCGTTCAATCAATCAAAAAAGTGGAAAGAACGCTTATCACTATTTAAAAAGAACTTTTCTTATGTTCGCCAATATGTTTCCGAGGATATTATCAAGGAATGGATCAGATGGGGTGAATGGTCGCTAGAGGGGTTTGATAAAAATCAGTCTTTATGGAATAAGGAAAAGAAAGTCATCATTCATGGTGATTGTGCCCACCATAATTTCTTGCGGAGAGCGGACGGCACTTTGACTATAATCGATTTTGACTTAATGGCAAATGCCCCGAGGTGCATTGATTATTTACAATATGCAAATCGAATTTCGCATCATTTGGAAGATGCGGCCACCGAGCTGTGGGAAGTGCCGCAATTGCAAAGATATCAGTCAGACCTGGCCTTTTTATATGCTTTAACTTATCCTACCGATATTTTCCGTGAATGGAATCGTCTTAATAAAAGTTCTTCTCAGCTTCATTCGGTCTGGAAAATGTCCGTGGAAGGTTTTTCGGAGCGAATGGAGATGAATGAAAAATTGGCGAAAAGGATTTCTTCCCTAAATAGGAATTAA
- a CDS encoding YhcN/YlaJ family sporulation lipoprotein has product MQKIKWALPLCTVLAAVSLVGCANNDTAENENITNETGYHEKDALVRNINYKNMVQGLYDKDGSYSKSDRNYHGHESKPLKARSSYYNSYEGDLADKVNGAANKVEPVTDARTIIMKDEMLVALLLDDYSQAKDVKERIKKEIGPLTNGRTLYVTTDKGVYFRTMTLDNDLRDGDTREMIILDANDMFDNLNIHENHLK; this is encoded by the coding sequence GTGCAGAAAATAAAATGGGCACTGCCGCTTTGTACGGTATTGGCCGCCGTCAGTTTGGTTGGATGTGCTAATAATGATACAGCGGAAAATGAAAATATCACAAATGAAACAGGGTACCATGAAAAAGATGCATTGGTACGCAACATCAATTATAAGAATATGGTGCAAGGTCTATACGATAAAGATGGTTCGTACAGTAAGAGTGATCGTAACTACCATGGACATGAAAGTAAACCGCTTAAGGCACGATCATCTTATTATAATTCTTATGAAGGCGATTTAGCCGACAAAGTCAATGGTGCCGCCAATAAAGTCGAGCCGGTTACCGATGCCAGGACAATTATCATGAAAGACGAAATGCTGGTAGCCTTGCTGCTTGATGATTACAGCCAAGCAAAAGATGTTAAAGAAAGAATCAAGAAGGAAATCGGGCCGCTTACCAATGGCCGGACCCTATATGTCACCACCGATAAAGGTGTCTATTTCAGGACGATGACACTGGATAACGATCTTCGGGATGGCGATACGAGGGAAATGATCATTTTGGATGCCAATGACATGTTCGATAACCTTAACATTCACGAAAATCACTTGAAATAA
- a CDS encoding BofC C-terminal domain-containing protein — protein MSILTNQLRIQFFMTLFILPFCLTVFAEETVQKENDPIERKVILQRMYLDGELSEEKLTETIWSMEDFWSKYEGWKVVDQNEEQIVMKKIENDISPLLKANGYLGMRKDGTLSIFIGRPEHAKIIHTFYQIDIGKLEVYKQEELQKGIPIMNKDQYKQLIKEYEPYSVN, from the coding sequence GTGAGTATATTGACTAATCAACTTAGAATCCAATTTTTCATGACACTTTTCATATTGCCATTTTGCTTAACCGTTTTTGCCGAAGAAACCGTTCAAAAGGAAAATGATCCAATTGAAAGGAAGGTCATTCTTCAGCGTATGTATTTGGATGGCGAGTTAAGTGAAGAGAAATTGACAGAAACAATTTGGTCGATGGAGGACTTTTGGTCAAAATATGAAGGATGGAAAGTAGTCGATCAAAATGAAGAGCAGATTGTCATGAAGAAAATTGAAAATGACATATCTCCGCTTTTAAAAGCGAATGGTTACCTTGGGATGAGGAAAGATGGTACGTTATCCATTTTTATCGGAAGGCCAGAGCACGCCAAGATCATTCATACTTTCTACCAAATAGACATTGGTAAACTTGAAGTATACAAGCAGGAGGAACTGCAAAAAGGGATTCCGATCATGAATAAAGACCAATATAAACAGCTCATTAAAGAATATGAGCCATATTCGGTAAATTAG
- the ruvA gene encoding Holliday junction branch migration protein RuvA: MYDYIKGKVDYIGPEYIVVENGGIGYQVMTPNPFIFSAQYQKEVQVFLYHYVREDMAALYGFQTRQEKALFTKLLNVTGIGPKGALAILASGQVDQVVQAIENEDESFLVKFPGVGKKTARQMILDLKGKLENIIPDAFPSLFNEGVTAALSPNGYTEELDEAILALKALGYSEKEVQKVAKKLQAEDMTTEQYIKKALQMMLR, encoded by the coding sequence TTGTATGATTATATAAAAGGCAAGGTCGATTATATTGGGCCTGAATACATAGTTGTGGAAAATGGGGGGATCGGATATCAAGTGATGACGCCGAATCCTTTTATTTTTTCCGCTCAATACCAGAAGGAAGTCCAAGTTTTTTTGTATCATTATGTTCGTGAGGATATGGCTGCATTATACGGATTTCAGACTCGTCAAGAAAAGGCGTTATTCACAAAATTATTGAATGTAACCGGAATCGGGCCGAAGGGTGCTCTAGCCATATTGGCATCAGGCCAAGTTGATCAGGTGGTGCAGGCAATCGAAAATGAAGATGAATCGTTCTTGGTGAAATTCCCGGGAGTCGGAAAGAAAACGGCACGGCAGATGATTCTCGATTTAAAAGGGAAACTTGAGAACATTATTCCGGATGCGTTTCCAAGCTTGTTTAACGAAGGCGTCACGGCTGCACTCAGTCCAAATGGTTATACGGAGGAATTGGATGAAGCCATTCTTGCCTTGAAGGCTCTTGGTTATTCTGAAAAGGAAGTCCAAAAGGTTGCCAAGAAATTGCAAGCTGAAGATATGACGACCGAGCAATATATTAAGAAAGCATTGCAAATGATGTTAAGATAA
- the ruvB gene encoding Holliday junction branch migration DNA helicase RuvB has product MEERIFNQEADLNELSFEQSLRPQNLKQYIGQDKVKANLSVYIEAARMREETLDHVLLYGPPGLGKTTLAVIIANEMGVNIRTTSGPAIERPGDLAAILSALEPGDVLFIDEIHRLPRVVEEVLYPAMEDFCLDIVVGKGPEARSIRIDLPPFTLVGATTRAGSLSAPLRDRFGVLSRLEYYTENHLTDIIIRTARIMDTEMDDQAAAELARRSRGTPRIANRLLRRVRDFAQVRGDGTITAELADYALELMQVDRLGLDHIDHKLLKGIIEKFRGGPVGLETIAATIGEEAHTIEDVYEPYLLQVGFLQRTPRGRMATQLVYEHFGMEMPE; this is encoded by the coding sequence ATGGAGGAGAGAATATTCAATCAGGAAGCCGATTTGAACGAACTGTCCTTTGAACAAAGCCTGCGGCCGCAAAACTTAAAGCAATATATCGGACAGGATAAAGTGAAAGCGAATTTGAGTGTATACATCGAAGCGGCAAGGATGCGTGAAGAAACGCTCGATCATGTACTTTTATATGGACCTCCTGGCCTTGGAAAGACGACGCTTGCCGTCATCATCGCCAATGAAATGGGTGTGAATATCCGCACGACTTCCGGTCCCGCCATTGAGCGGCCGGGAGATCTGGCGGCCATTTTGAGTGCACTTGAACCGGGTGATGTATTGTTCATTGATGAGATTCACCGTCTTCCACGTGTCGTTGAAGAAGTGCTATACCCGGCTATGGAGGACTTCTGTCTGGATATTGTAGTCGGTAAGGGGCCGGAAGCCCGTTCGATCAGGATCGACTTGCCGCCGTTCACACTCGTAGGTGCCACGACACGTGCAGGCTCACTGTCTGCACCGCTCAGGGACCGTTTTGGCGTCTTGAGCCGTCTTGAATATTATACGGAAAACCATTTGACCGATATCATCATCCGTACAGCAAGAATCATGGATACGGAAATGGATGACCAAGCAGCGGCTGAGCTGGCAAGAAGGTCTAGGGGCACCCCGAGAATCGCTAATCGGCTTTTACGGAGGGTCAGGGATTTCGCCCAGGTACGCGGTGATGGTACGATAACGGCCGAACTTGCCGATTATGCGCTTGAATTAATGCAGGTCGACCGTTTAGGACTCGATCATATTGACCATAAATTACTTAAAGGGATCATTGAAAAATTCCGTGGCGGACCCGTGGGACTGGAAACGATTGCTGCAACGATTGGCGAAGAGGCACATACGATCGAAGATGTGTATGAACCATATCTGTTACAGGTCGGTTTTCTTCAGCGGACCCCAAGAGGCCGGATGGCAACACAGCTGGTTTATGAGCATTTCGGCATGGAGATGCCTGAATGA
- a CDS encoding DUF2905 domain-containing protein, whose amino-acid sequence MMNIPKMVMILGVIIFVIGFAMKYIHLGRLPGDILLKKGNTTFYFPIVTSIIVSVVLSAIFYLIGRFK is encoded by the coding sequence ATGATGAATATACCAAAGATGGTCATGATTCTGGGTGTGATTATATTCGTGATTGGTTTTGCGATGAAATATATTCATCTCGGCAGGCTGCCGGGAGATATATTACTGAAAAAGGGGAATACGACGTTTTACTTCCCTATCGTTACATCAATCATCGTCAGTGTTGTGTTGTCCGCGATTTTTTATTTGATCGGCCGTTTTAAATAA
- the queA gene encoding tRNA preQ1(34) S-adenosylmethionine ribosyltransferase-isomerase QueA, producing the protein MKLDMFDFHLPEELIAQVPLEDREASRLMVLDKETGKLQHDVFSHITEYIKPGDCLVLNDTKVLPARLYGSKEGTGAKIEVLLLKQDHDDVWETLVKPAKRIKEGSTIVFGDGKLSAVCTGVLEHGGRILEFKYEGIFYEILEKLGEMPLPPYIKEQLDDQDRYQTVYARERGSAAAPTAGLHFTEDLLEKLKGMGVHIAFITLHVGLGTFRPVSVDDIDSHEMHSEFYQMTEGTARLLNDVKEKGGKIITVGTTSTRTLETIASRNDGVFKEENGWTSIFIYPGYEFKGIDAMITNFHLPKSTLIMLISALAGREHVLHAYETAVEEKYRFFSFGDAMLIK; encoded by the coding sequence ATGAAATTGGATATGTTTGATTTTCATTTACCGGAGGAACTGATTGCCCAAGTTCCTTTGGAGGATAGAGAAGCGAGTAGATTGATGGTGCTGGACAAAGAAACTGGTAAGCTCCAGCATGATGTATTCAGCCATATCACGGAATATATCAAACCGGGAGATTGCCTAGTGTTGAATGATACGAAGGTGCTGCCGGCACGACTATACGGCAGTAAAGAAGGAACGGGTGCAAAAATCGAAGTATTGCTGCTTAAGCAAGACCATGATGATGTATGGGAAACGCTTGTGAAGCCAGCCAAAAGGATTAAAGAAGGCTCGACAATCGTTTTTGGCGATGGTAAGCTGAGTGCCGTCTGTACAGGAGTACTCGAGCATGGCGGCCGTATCCTTGAATTTAAATATGAAGGCATATTTTATGAAATACTAGAGAAGCTTGGCGAAATGCCATTACCTCCATATATCAAGGAACAGCTCGACGACCAGGACCGTTATCAAACGGTTTATGCGCGTGAACGGGGATCTGCAGCGGCACCTACCGCTGGCCTGCATTTTACAGAGGATTTGCTCGAGAAACTTAAAGGGATGGGTGTCCACATCGCTTTCATCACGCTGCATGTTGGGCTTGGTACGTTCCGTCCAGTAAGTGTCGACGATATTGACAGCCACGAAATGCATTCGGAATTTTATCAAATGACGGAAGGCACTGCCAGATTACTGAATGATGTGAAAGAAAAAGGCGGGAAAATCATTACGGTCGGCACTACGTCCACAAGGACATTGGAAACGATTGCGTCCCGAAATGATGGGGTTTTCAAGGAAGAGAATGGCTGGACTAGCATCTTCATTTATCCTGGTTATGAGTTCAAAGGGATAGATGCGATGATAACGAACTTCCATTTGCCTAAATCGACTTTAATCATGCTTATTTCTGCACTTGCAGGCAGGGAGCATGTCCTTCATGCATATGAAACGGCAGTGGAAGAAAAATACAGGTTCTTTAGTTTTGGAGATGCAATGTTAATTAAGTAA
- the tgt gene encoding tRNA guanosine(34) transglycosylase Tgt: MTAIRYELIKTCKQTGARLGRVHTPHGSFETPAFMPVGTMATVKTMSPEDLKQMGAGIILSNTYHLWLRPGHEIIKEAGGLHKFMNWDRPILTDSGGFQVFSLSEFRKIEEEGVHFRNHLNGDKLFLSPEKAMEIQNALGSDIMMAFDECPPFPATEEYMKKSVERTSRWAERCLNAHERPNDQGLFGIVQGGEFENLRKQSAKDLVSLDFPGYAIGGLSVGEPKDIMNRVLEFTSPLLPTDKPRYLMGVGSPDSLIDGALRGVDMFDCVLPTRIARNGTLMTSNGRLVVKNAKYARDFGPIDENCDCHVCKNYSRAYIRHLIKCEETFGIRLTTYHNLHFLLNLMEQVRQAIREDRLGDFREEFFEQYGFNEPNARNF; the protein is encoded by the coding sequence TTGACTGCAATACGATATGAGTTAATCAAAACATGTAAACAGACAGGGGCACGGCTAGGCCGGGTCCATACGCCGCATGGTTCTTTTGAAACGCCGGCATTTATGCCGGTTGGAACGATGGCTACTGTCAAAACGATGTCCCCGGAAGATTTGAAACAAATGGGGGCAGGTATCATCCTGAGCAATACATACCACCTATGGCTGCGTCCGGGGCATGAAATCATCAAGGAAGCTGGCGGATTGCATAAGTTCATGAACTGGGATCGGCCGATTTTGACCGACTCAGGCGGCTTTCAAGTCTTTAGTTTAAGCGAGTTCCGCAAAATTGAAGAAGAGGGTGTACATTTCAGGAACCATCTGAATGGCGATAAATTATTTTTATCTCCGGAAAAAGCGATGGAAATACAAAATGCGCTTGGCTCTGATATTATGATGGCATTTGATGAATGTCCGCCATTTCCAGCGACTGAAGAGTATATGAAGAAGTCGGTTGAACGGACATCGCGCTGGGCGGAACGCTGTTTAAATGCACATGAGCGTCCAAATGACCAAGGGCTGTTCGGAATCGTTCAAGGCGGGGAGTTTGAAAATCTTCGCAAACAAAGTGCAAAAGACCTTGTCTCCCTTGACTTCCCGGGTTATGCTATTGGAGGACTATCCGTAGGGGAACCGAAGGATATCATGAACCGCGTCCTTGAATTTACAAGTCCGCTGCTGCCAACTGACAAACCGCGTTATCTGATGGGGGTCGGTTCACCGGACTCTTTGATCGATGGGGCACTCCGCGGTGTCGATATGTTTGACTGTGTACTGCCGACGCGAATTGCGCGTAATGGTACGCTCATGACGAGCAATGGGCGGCTGGTTGTGAAAAATGCGAAGTATGCACGCGATTTCGGTCCAATCGATGAAAATTGCGATTGCCATGTTTGCAAGAATTATAGCCGGGCATATATCCGCCATTTGATTAAATGTGAAGAAACCTTTGGGATTCGTCTTACGACTTACCATAATCTTCATTTTCTGTTAAACTTGATGGAACAGGTCAGACAAGCTATTCGAGAAGATCGTCTTGGAGACTTTAGGGAAGAGTTTTTTGAGCAGTATGGTTTCAATGAACCAAATGCGAGAAACTTCTAA
- the yajC gene encoding preprotein translocase subunit YajC codes for MGSLTQILPLILMFVLFYFLLIRPQQKRQKATRNMQSSLKKGDKVATIGGMHGTIDAIDELQIVIKSSDGTKLTFDRAAIREITESAPNKEATL; via the coding sequence ATGGGTTCTTTAACACAAATACTTCCGTTGATTTTAATGTTCGTATTGTTCTATTTCTTATTGATCCGCCCTCAGCAAAAACGCCAAAAAGCTACGCGAAACATGCAAAGCAGCTTGAAAAAAGGTGATAAGGTTGCGACTATCGGCGGCATGCACGGAACAATCGATGCAATCGATGAACTGCAAATCGTCATTAAATCATCAGACGGTACAAAACTAACTTTTGACCGTGCTGCAATCCGTGAAATTACGGAAAGCGCACCGAATAAAGAAGCAACTCTATAA
- a CDS encoding TIGR04086 family membrane protein — translation MSVAVIYGVGSIFAIAMIASLIVSILLRFTSLTESSLTYVIMIVSFLSLFIGGFISGGKGKKQGLFLGGSTGLLYLLVVFLFQYLGHDALFTIKQWIYYGCFVITAMMGGVLGVNMSSDSRTD, via the coding sequence ATGAGTGTCGCCGTAATTTATGGCGTAGGCTCCATCTTTGCGATAGCGATGATTGCAAGTTTAATCGTTTCCATCCTTCTTCGTTTTACTTCACTGACGGAATCATCCCTGACATACGTGATCATGATCGTGTCCTTTTTATCGCTGTTCATTGGTGGATTCATTTCAGGAGGCAAAGGGAAAAAGCAAGGACTATTCTTGGGCGGAAGCACTGGGCTGCTTTATCTGTTGGTCGTGTTCCTTTTTCAATATTTAGGTCACGATGCACTTTTCACGATCAAGCAATGGATATACTATGGCTGTTTTGTGATTACGGCCATGATGGGTGGCGTACTTGGGGTCAACATGAGCTCCGACTCCCGAACCGATTAA
- a CDS encoding DUF421 domain-containing protein: MDIYLGVIFRTTVIYLVIWFLFRMMGKREVGELSVLDLVVSIMIGDIAVLSFEDLEKPFIRQTIPMFVLAILQITLAFASLKSVKFRYFMDGKPQIIINQGKIDEKAMRRQRYNFDDLLTQLREQGIIDINEVQFAILETSGRLSVIKKCDEERSESQVPFPLIVDGEIQEENLDKIGKNHFWLRHQLKKLGETNIKEISICGYIDGQFYIDKNETKK; encoded by the coding sequence GTGGATATCTATCTAGGGGTTATTTTTCGAACGACGGTAATCTATCTAGTCATCTGGTTCCTTTTTCGAATGATGGGTAAGCGGGAAGTTGGGGAACTGAGCGTTCTTGATTTAGTGGTATCCATCATGATAGGGGACATTGCTGTGCTATCCTTTGAAGATTTGGAAAAACCGTTTATCCGGCAGACCATCCCAATGTTTGTCCTCGCGATCCTCCAAATTACATTGGCATTTGCCTCATTGAAAAGTGTCAAATTCCGCTATTTCATGGACGGTAAGCCGCAGATCATCATTAATCAGGGGAAAATAGATGAAAAAGCGATGCGCAGACAACGATATAATTTTGATGACTTATTGACCCAGCTTCGTGAACAAGGAATTATTGATATAAACGAAGTTCAATTTGCCATCCTTGAAACTTCAGGAAGGCTCTCAGTGATTAAAAAATGCGACGAAGAAAGGTCGGAAAGTCAGGTACCATTCCCACTAATTGTCGACGGAGAGATACAGGAAGAAAATCTTGATAAAATTGGGAAAAACCATTTTTGGCTCCGGCACCAGTTGAAAAAATTGGGAGAAACGAATATTAAAGAGATTTCGATTTGCGGGTACATAGATGGCCAATTTTACATTGATAAAAATGAAACGAAGAAATGA